From Scytonema millei VB511283:
CGGAAAGTGTCATTTTCCTGAGCTTCTTTACGGGTTACATTGTCTACAAAACCACTACCCTAGACTGGTATCCGCCAGGTGTGACTGGCTTGGAAACCAGAGAGCCATTCATTAATACAATCGTGCTGGTATCCAGCAGTTTTGTCATCTACGTGGCTGAGCGTTATTTACACGATAAAAAACTGTGGGGCTTTCGCCTATTTCTGTTAATTACTATGGCAATGGGTAGCTATTTCCTCTTTGGGCAAGCAGTGGAATGGCGCAGTTTACCATTTAGCTATCAGTCGGGTTTGTTCGGTGGCACGTTCTTTTTATTAACTGGATTTCATGGCTTGCACGTTCTCACCGGAATTCTACTGCAAACATTAATGCTGGGGCGATCGTTTATCCCTGGTAACTACGACAACGGTTATTTTGGTGTTGAAGCAACGTCTTTGTTCTGGCATTTTGTCGATGTCATTTGGATCGTGTTGTACACGCTCATTTACGTTTGGCAGTAGGAGAGTCCTATGATAATTGACGACCAATACTATGACGTAATTATGGTTGGTACGGGTGCAGGCGGCGGGACGTTGGCGCGAAAGCTGGCATCAACTGGTAAAAAGATCTTGCTGCTCGATCGCGGAGAACTGATCCATCGTGAAAGTTCGGAGTTGGTCGATACAGAAGTTTTTAAGAAAGAGCAATTTCACGCGCCAGAACCCTGGTACGACAACGCAGGAGAACCGTTTTATCCGCAAACGTATTATGCCGTTGGTGGCAATACAAAAATCTGGAGTGGCGTTTTGCAGCGAATGCGCGAACGCGACTTCGAGCAAGTACAGCATCAAAGCGGGATTTCTCCGGCATGGGCGCTGAAATATCAGGACTTTGAGCCTTATTACACCGAAGCCGAGCAGTTGTATCAGGTACACGGTAAAGTTGAAGATGACCCCACCGAGCCGCCCCATAGCGAAGCCTATCCTTTTGGGGAAGTTGCCCACGAGCCGATAGTGCAAGGCATTGGTGACACGCTTGCTCAGCAGGGATTGCATCCCGTTCATTTACCGCTAGGGTTGGGCGATCGCGGTAGAACCGATGCTGAAGACACCGGAGTTAGCCCCCTCCTCAATAGCGAAAACGTGACGCTTAAAACCTCTGCTCAGGTTGTTTGCCTGCATACCAATCCATCAGGATCGGAGATCAAAGCAGTTCAAGCAAAAATTGGGGAACAGTCCTATTTGTTTTTAGGCAATATTGTAGTGCTTGCCTGTGGTGCCGTAAACTCGGCAGCATTGCTGTTGCGGTCTGCCAACGAAAAACACCCCAACGGTATTGCGAATGGCTCCGGTCAGGTGGGGCGAAATTTGATGAAACAACTGCTATCGGTTGTGGTGCA
This genomic window contains:
- a CDS encoding cytochrome c oxidase subunit 3 yields the protein MTAERAIAQDVETNVRQHQEHDAAGNSKFGFIVFLLSESVIFLSFFTGYIVYKTTTLDWYPPGVTGLETREPFINTIVLVSSSFVIYVAERYLHDKKLWGFRLFLLITMAMGSYFLFGQAVEWRSLPFSYQSGLFGGTFFLLTGFHGLHVLTGILLQTLMLGRSFIPGNYDNGYFGVEATSLFWHFVDVIWIVLYTLIYVWQ
- a CDS encoding GMC oxidoreductase; protein product: MIIDDQYYDVIMVGTGAGGGTLARKLASTGKKILLLDRGELIHRESSELVDTEVFKKEQFHAPEPWYDNAGEPFYPQTYYAVGGNTKIWSGVLQRMRERDFEQVQHQSGISPAWALKYQDFEPYYTEAEQLYQVHGKVEDDPTEPPHSEAYPFGEVAHEPIVQGIGDTLAQQGLHPVHLPLGLGDRGRTDAEDTGVSPLLNSENVTLKTSAQVVCLHTNPSGSEIKAVQAKIGEQSYLFLGNIVVLACGAVNSAALLLRSANEKHPNGIANGSGQVGRNLMKQLLSVVVQLTSTANSGSFSRTLGLNDFYWGDKNFPYPMGHVQNSGGIFQDVIFAEAPPILSALSRLMPDFGLRQLATHSIGWWLKTEDLPDPNNRVRYVGDKLRIDYTANNVEAHDRLVYRWVDVLKSVEQSQPNIFNRTTHPRSDMPVQVVAHQCGTCRFGEDPATSVLDLNCRTHEVQNLYVVDSSFFPSHASVSPGLTVIANALRVGDRLIEQLK